In one Bactrocera tryoni isolate S06 chromosome 5, CSIRO_BtryS06_freeze2, whole genome shotgun sequence genomic region, the following are encoded:
- the LOC120778968 gene encoding transient receptor potential cation channel subfamily V member 5, with amino-acid sequence MGNTESNVTSGVKKQAGVSTQALYKFVNLKGGGLLVDMMKRACQTKQFAEIDHAIKTKVEPFLYNKGAGRYFPISKLVLLRNKERARTKQLPEIRALENPDDDFNIHDYCTEVSEAEYISNPSAYRFVCWNLNERGAVGETILHLCLLNASSLHADLAKRLLKWYPKLILDVYMCDEYYGESVLHIAIVNEDPAMVKYLLDAGADVQERCCGAFMSAEDQKPSRYDSPDHEYVGVQPMTNYDGYVYWGEYPMSFAACLSQEDCFRLVLARGADPNLQDTNGNTSLHMLVIYEKIEMFDVAYEVGTNIHLRNMQNLTALTLAAKLGRVEMFFHILSIEREIYWQLGSITCAAYPLSMIDTIDVETGNINKDSVLNFVVFGDKLEHLELLDGVVIDLLKTKWESFVKSRFYKQFYMFSFYFLFSLISFILRPGPSDKNEDDDGEEVESDDVVTFNPQAINTSSTAAFHRGDKWLRRLIKHAIDKMEYKTFWLNFTDYFDDNDVEPVPSWWASYAECPLMNMESDLAKVRIVAEIIIFFGSILYLLAALREARFLGYKMFVENMMTAPSRVMFLFSCALMMTIPWLRLSCMTEIDDHVAVFIMLTTAPYFLFFCRGFKTVGPFVVMIYRMVMGDLIRFVSIYLVFVMGFSQAYYIIFLTFDNPATPEEIDDSESNPMPSPMESIVAMFLMSLTNFGDYFGGMGSTQHEYEAKTLFFLFMVIVSVLLVNMLIAMMGNTYQKIAEIRNEWQRQWARIVLVVERSVPPAERLKNFMHYSQPMSDGRRALVLRLNMSDEDKEEMKEVQEMKRLHQRFSKKRQVEREARARKRQEEYEKFFGSKPPGDNNNT; translated from the exons ATGGGGAATACGGAGAGCAATGTAACGAGTGGCGTCAAGAAGCAAGCTGGCGTCTCCACACAAGCGCTTTACAAGTTTGTTAATCTCAAGGGCGGCGGTCTCTTGGTGGATATGATGAAACGCGCGTGTCAGACGAAACAATTCGCGGAAATCGATCACGCAATTAAAACGAAAGTGGAACCGTTTCTCTATAATAAAGGCGCAGGCCGTTACTTTCCAATCTCAAAACTGGTGCTCTTGCGTAATAAGGAACGCGCGCGTACCAAACAACTGCCTGAGATCAGAGCGCTGGAGAATCCAGATGATGACTTTAATATACACGATTACTGTACAGAGGTTTCGGAAGCCGAATATATATCGAATCCGAGTGCCTACCGTTTTGTGTGCTGGAATTTGAAT GAACGCGGCGCTGTCGGCGAAACCATTTTACATCTCTGTCTGCTGAATGCCTCATCATTGCATGCGGATCTCGCCAAACGTTTGCTCAAATGGTATCCCAAACTCATACTCGATGTCTATATGTGCGATGAATATTATGGTGAGAGCGTGTTACATATCGCGATCGTTAACGAGGATCCGGCGATGGTCAAATATCTGTTAGACGCTGGCGCAGATGTACAAGAACG TTGCTGTGGCGCCTTCATGTCCGCCGAGGATCAGAAACCTTCGCGTTACGACTCGCCCGATCATGAGTATGTCGGCGTACAACCGATGACCAATTACGATGGCTATGTCTATTGGGGCGAGTACCCAATGAGCTTTGCTGCCTGTCTCTCACAAGAAGATTGTTTTCGCTTGGTGTTGGCGCGTGGCGCTGACCCCAATCTGCAGGACACCAACGGCAATACTTCGCTGCATATGTTGGTTATCTACGAAAAGATCGAAATGTTCGATGTAGCCTACGAGGTAGGCACCAATATACACTTACGCAATATGCAAAACCTAACGGCGCTTACGTTGGCCGCCAAGCTGGGACGTGTCGAGATGTTCTTCCATATATTAAGTATAGAACGTGAGATATATTGGCAGCTGGGTAGCATAACATGTGCGGCGTACCCATTGTCGATGATCGACACGATCGATGTCGAGACAGGGAATATCAATAAAGATTCGGTATTGAATTTCGTAGTTTTCGGT GACAAACTGGAGCACTTGGAGTTGTTAGACGGTGTAGTTATCGATTTATTGAAGACCAAATGGGAGTCGTTTGTCAAGTCGCGTTTCTACAAACAGTTTTATATGTTTTCCTTCTATTTCCTCTTCTCGTTAATAAGTTTCATCTTACGTCCCGGACCGTCTGACAAAAATGAAGACGATGATGGCGAAGAAGTTGAGAGCGACGATGTAGTAACTTTTAACCCACAAGCCATAAATACAAGTAGTACTGCTGCATTTCATAGAGGCGATAAGTGGTTACGCCGTTTGATCAAGCACGCAATCGACAAGATGGAATACA AAACCTTTTGGTTGAACTTTACCGACTATTTCGACGATAATGATGTGGAACCAGTGCCATCTTGGTGGGCGAGTTATGCCGAATGTCCGCTAATGAACATGGAATCGGACTTAGCGAAG GTACGAATTGTGGCCGAAATCATCATATTCTTTGGCTCGATTTTGTACTTATTGGCGGCCTTGAGAGAAGCACGTTTTTTGGGCTATAAAATGTTTGTCGAGAATATG ATGACTGCACCCTCTAGGGTCATGTTTCTGTTCTCCTGTGCGCTCATGATGACTATACCTTGGCTGAGGTTGTCCTGCATGACCGAGATCGATGATCATGTGGCTGTCTTTATTATGCTCACTACAGCGCCTTACTTTCTATTCTTTTGTCG TGGCTTCAAAACTGTCGGTCCTTTCGTTGTGATGATCTATCGCATGGTCATGGGTGACCTTATACGTTTCGTTTCCATCTATCTGGTCTTCGTGATGGGTTTTTCACAAGCTTACTATATTATATTTCTCACATTCGACAACCCCGCAACACCAGAGGAAATCGACGATTCCGAATCGAATCCAATGCCTTCCCCGATGGAGTCCATAGTGGCTATGTTTTTGATGTCGCTTACCAATTTTGGTGACTACTTCGGCGGCATGGGTTCCACACAGCACGAATATGAAGCGAAAACCCTTTTCTTTCTCTTCATGGTGATTGTCAGCGTGTTGTTGGTGAACATGTTGATCGCTATGATGGGTAACACCTATCAAAAGATCGCCGAGATACGCAACGAGTGGCAACGTCAGTGGGCGCGTATTGTACTGGTAGTGGAGCGTAGTGTACCGCCGGCGGAACGTCTAAAGAATTTCATGCATTACAGTCAACCGATGTCAGATGGACGACGCGCTTTGGTACTTCGGCTGAATATGAGC GATGAGGACAAAGAAGAGATGAAGGAGGTGCAGGAGATGAAACGCCTACACCAGCGGTTTTCCAAGAAGCGCCAGGTTGAGCGTGAGGCCCGTGCTCGCAAGAGACAAGAGGAGTACGAAAAATTCTTCGGTTCAAAACCGCCGGgtgataataataatacttgA
- the LOC120776618 gene encoding BAG domain-containing protein Samui isoform X3, producing the protein MDMDMDMDMFPRSRLGRMHDPFSGFNNSHFGFPQFNSLGRRRAADHMGRDDDFFNRLPSEFRQYIPDGFGHRRDESATLPRRHSSQHSQQVPVQGGGPAYYQSYVPASPPNGVGVPQSPSKKLCDAAIQTEDPAVRMDGDQVDSAAPQAYADNLQQHGLRNTVDMGVKSALESEQGIRAHSAPPQEQQQQQVPVNGKRQTPPPQAGHSQFGTQTSPHVQTGANASQQPQYHKAYYPPQQQPHPQQRQQTPPPPQTPGGSYVRTIPIFVEGRSEPVINAHKEIPNQNSAPGQTQATASASARAFVPPQQQQPQYQPQPQQQQQPQHQQHRPTPLNTQQQPPQQGAAAGGMPPQTPHTLDSISKIQDIQRDVLDLMAKVENFTGTRQDKEYVYLDEMLTRNLLKLDTIDTNGKDSIRLARKEAIKCIQASINVLEAKANENTKAAQQSTEGGAAAEQSVSSGAAEPMQTEEAATRKSASKEKVAEVATEAAETPAAEPEPADAKQIQAPIPLPPPEGMQVEQSASASDVKSADAAEASSKEAVASSDVPAADAAATEVSSKAEAESSK; encoded by the exons ATGGACATGGATATGGATATGGACATGTTTCCACGCAGTCGCTTGGGCCGCATGCACGACCCGTTCAGTGGCTTCAACAACTCAC ATTTTGGTTTTCCCCAATTCAACTCGCTCGGTCGTCGACGTGCTGCCGATCACATGGGCCGTGATGATGACTTCTTCAATCGCCTGCCTTCGGAATTCCGTCAATATATACCGGACGGTTTTGGTCACAGACGTGACGAAAGCGCCACATTGCCACGACGACACAGTTCTCAGCATTCACAACAAGTGCCAGTACAGGGTGGCGGACCCGCCTACTATCAATCATACGTACCCGCTTCACCACCCAATGGCGTTGGCGTACCACAATCGCCATCGAAGAAACTCTGCGacgcagccatacaaactgaagatcCCGCTGTCCGCATGGATGGCGATCAGGTGGACAGTGCTGCACCACAAGCTTATGCTGACAATCTACAACAACATGGGCTACGTAACACAGTCGATATGGGTGTGAAGTCAGCTCTGGAGTCGGAACAAGGTATTCGTGCGCATTCGGCGCCAccacaagagcaacaacaacaacaggtgcCAGTGAATGGCAAGCGCCAGACACCGCCACCACAGGCCGGACACTCACAATTCGGCACACAGACTAGTCCACATGTGCAGACTGGCGCTAATGCTAGTCAGCAACCGCAGTACCATAAGGCCTACTAtccgccacaacaacaaccgcaTCCACAGCAACGACAACAGACACCACCACCGCCACAAACCCCGGGTGGCAGCTATGTGCGCACTATACCGATCTTTGTGGAGGGTCGTTCTGAGCCGGTCATTAACGCACACAAGGAAATACCAAATCAAAATAGCGCGCCCGGTCAGACACAGGCTACAGCTAGTGCATCAGCTCGAGCATTTGTGccgccacaacaacagcagccacaGTACCAACCacaaccacagcaacaacaacagccgcaACATCAACAACACCGTCCAACTCCACTAAATACTCAGCAGCAGCCGCCTCAACAGGGTGCAGCCGCAGGTGGCATGCCGCCACAAACTCCACATACGCTAGACTCAATCAGCAAAATCCAAGACATTCAACGCGATGTCCTCGATCTCATGGCGAAAGTGGAGAATTTCACGGGCACGCGTCAAGACAAAGAGTACGTCTATCTAGACGAGATGTTGACACGTAACCTTCTTAAGTTGGACACAATCGATACAAATGGCAAGGACAGCATACGTCTAGCGCGTAAGGAGGCCATCAAATGCATACAGGCATCCATCAATGTGCTCGAAGCGAAAGCAAACGAGAACACTAAAGCTGCACAACAGTCTACAGAAGGTGGCGCAGCCGCTGAGCAGTCCGTGTCAAGCGGTGCCGCCGAACCAATGCAGACCGAAGAGGCTGCGACGCGCAAGAGCGCTTCAAAAGAGAAAGTTGCAGAGGTCGCAACTGAAGCTGCAGAGACGCCTGCGGCCGAGCCCGAACCAGCTGATGCGAAGCAAATTCAAGCGCCCATACCATTGCCACCGCCAGAGGGCATGCAAGTCGAACAGTCAGCAAGCGCTAGTGATGTGAAGAGCGCAGATGCCGCCGAGGCGAGCAGCAAGGAAGCAGTGGCCAGTAGCGATGTCCCGGCTGCGGATGCCGCCGCAACCGAAGTGTCGTCGAAAGCTGAGGCGGAGTCGAGCAAATGA